A genomic window from Thermococcus nautili includes:
- a CDS encoding MATE family efflux transporter: protein MKLQEMREEIINGPIERTLLKLAGPLIVNNLVQVVYNITDTFWLGKLGREALSAPGVTWPIIGTLMALGMGFATAGFAFVGQYIGAGEFKKAGRSAGALYSLMLFFSVTTAIVSVLILPYALRFMKVTPTLYPYAKTYATIVFLGVPFAFTYMAFSALMRASGDTKTPMKITLLTVFLNIVLDPFFIFGWGPFPRLGVAGAALATVIANATGAIIGFYLMFSGKVALKLSLSNLRPDFEFYGKLFRVGLPSSVGQSANSFGFVVLTRIIMGFGDVTYAAYVITTRLVNFLTSISRGISMAMGTMIAQNVGAGKFERAKRIAERTMLVNFTIASLAVLIIGIFRVPIFKVFLDDPKVIAESKIVLEYFLISVPFFNGIFIVVNRTFSSAGHTKKSMLLGIIRLWGLRIPLSYAFGYVGAITLLGLTIPLAKLFDFTSRGVFFGMGLSNFIGALIALVWFLRGSWMKAIIEKEAKGESKMTKGYQAEG, encoded by the coding sequence ATGAAGCTCCAAGAAATGCGCGAGGAGATAATCAACGGGCCGATAGAAAGAACGCTCCTCAAGTTAGCCGGGCCCCTCATAGTAAACAACCTCGTCCAGGTCGTTTACAACATAACCGACACCTTCTGGCTCGGAAAGCTCGGCAGGGAAGCCCTCTCCGCGCCGGGCGTCACGTGGCCGATTATAGGAACGCTCATGGCCCTCGGAATGGGGTTCGCAACCGCTGGCTTTGCCTTCGTTGGTCAGTACATAGGCGCGGGGGAGTTCAAAAAAGCCGGCCGTTCGGCAGGAGCGCTTTACTCACTCATGCTCTTCTTCTCGGTTACAACGGCCATAGTGAGCGTCCTAATCCTGCCCTACGCGCTCCGCTTCATGAAGGTAACGCCAACGCTCTACCCCTACGCCAAGACCTACGCGACGATAGTCTTCCTCGGCGTTCCCTTCGCGTTCACGTACATGGCCTTTTCCGCCCTGATGAGGGCTTCTGGAGATACAAAAACACCCATGAAAATAACGCTCCTCACGGTTTTCCTCAACATAGTCCTCGACCCCTTCTTCATCTTCGGCTGGGGGCCCTTTCCCAGGCTCGGGGTTGCCGGGGCAGCACTGGCAACGGTCATAGCCAACGCCACCGGCGCAATAATCGGATTTTACCTCATGTTCTCGGGGAAGGTTGCGCTGAAGCTCAGCCTTTCCAATCTCCGTCCCGACTTTGAGTTCTACGGAAAGCTCTTCCGCGTCGGTCTCCCGTCTAGCGTCGGCCAGTCGGCGAACAGCTTCGGCTTCGTCGTTCTCACGAGGATTATAATGGGCTTCGGCGACGTCACGTACGCGGCCTACGTCATAACCACCCGCCTCGTCAACTTCCTGACGAGCATCTCACGCGGTATAAGCATGGCCATGGGAACGATGATAGCCCAGAACGTCGGCGCTGGAAAGTTCGAGAGGGCAAAGAGGATAGCGGAAAGAACGATGCTCGTCAACTTCACGATAGCGAGTTTAGCGGTTCTAATCATCGGAATCTTCCGCGTTCCAATATTCAAGGTCTTCCTCGACGACCCGAAGGTTATAGCCGAGAGCAAAATCGTCCTGGAGTACTTCCTAATCTCGGTGCCGTTCTTCAACGGAATCTTCATCGTCGTCAACAGAACCTTCAGCTCCGCGGGTCACACGAAAAAGAGCATGCTCCTCGGCATAATCCGCCTCTGGGGCCTCAGGATTCCGCTGAGCTACGCTTTCGGCTACGTCGGTGCGATAACGCTCCTCGGACTTACGATTCCGCTGGCGAAGCTCTTCGACTTTACAAGCAGGGGAGTTTTCTTCGGCATGGGGCTGAGCAACTTCATCGGGGCGTTGATAGCCCTCGTCTGGTTCCTCCGCGGTAGCTGGATGAAGGCAATAATCGAAAAAGAGGCAAAGGGAGAATCCAAGATGACCAAAGGTTATCAAGCAGAAGGCTAA
- a CDS encoding alpha/beta hydrolase encodes MILAIITLLIVAFLAFSAFVAYKMVKPPRFIGDWTPKDLGYDYEDVTIETQDGLKLSAWWIPNEGPVVMPLHGYTRSRWDEVYMKQTIEFLLKEGYSVLVFDFRAHGKSEGKFTTVGDRELIDVLSAVDWLKKNHPKKAEKIGLIGFSMGAVVTIRALAEDEGITCGVADSPPIYLDKTGARGLKYFANLPEWLYTFVKPFTVLFSGAKELNMLEYADKVRKPLLLIAGENDPLVRPEEVREFYERNKNVNQDVELWVTDAPHVRTLKFHPEEWKARVRDFLSKHL; translated from the coding sequence ATGATACTGGCAATCATCACGCTTCTCATCGTGGCGTTCCTGGCATTTTCGGCGTTTGTTGCTTACAAGATGGTAAAACCCCCGCGCTTCATCGGAGACTGGACACCAAAGGACCTCGGCTACGATTACGAGGACGTGACAATCGAGACGCAGGACGGGCTGAAGCTCAGTGCCTGGTGGATTCCCAACGAGGGCCCCGTCGTAATGCCCCTTCACGGCTACACGAGGAGCAGGTGGGACGAGGTTTACATGAAGCAGACTATCGAATTCCTGCTCAAAGAGGGCTACAGCGTCCTTGTCTTTGACTTCCGCGCCCACGGAAAGAGCGAGGGGAAGTTCACCACTGTCGGCGACAGGGAGCTGATTGACGTCCTCTCCGCCGTGGACTGGCTGAAGAAGAACCACCCTAAGAAGGCCGAGAAGATAGGCCTCATCGGCTTCTCAATGGGTGCGGTCGTTACCATAAGGGCCCTCGCCGAGGACGAGGGAATCACCTGCGGTGTCGCGGACTCGCCCCCGATTTACCTCGACAAGACCGGCGCGAGGGGCCTGAAGTACTTCGCAAACCTCCCGGAGTGGCTCTACACCTTCGTCAAGCCGTTTACCGTTCTCTTCAGCGGGGCCAAAGAGCTCAATATGCTCGAGTACGCGGATAAAGTTAGAAAGCCGCTCCTTCTCATCGCCGGCGAAAACGACCCCCTCGTAAGGCCCGAGGAAGTGAGGGAGTTCTACGAACGGAACAAAAATGTAAACCAGGACGTCGAGCTGTGGGTCACGGATGCGCCGCACGTCAGGACGCTGAAGTTCCACCCGGAGGAGTGGAAGGCCAGGGTGAGGGACTTCCTCTCAAAGCACCTTTAG
- a CDS encoding N-6 DNA methylase, which yields MGRREKQLTLLGTTLKTEEMSIPPGKIKCVVTGKLRKDTPEERVRQEIARELIEVYGYSPQDMDVEFPIKMGRAKKRADLVVFYEGKPHKQENIYIIVEAKREDIKPSDKKEGIAQLESYLSACMNAKFGIWVGSERIVYQVIKKKGIRKLVQIPDIPKKGETTIPKPTHGTLRPATNLKSVFRRIHNYIHANQGLPKDQAFEELLKLIFIKVYDEHFNPSLKFYVLPNEDPKDVRDRLEEIFEKVKRKYQYIFDENESLKLNDRVLIYVVSELQRFSLVNTDIDVKGEAYEEIVGSNLRGDRGEFFTPRTVCRMTAEMILTLFREEDIMNPGGVRILDPAVGTGGFLIAIIHHLKKLLESKGYRYDLLRDTLAEIARANLFGIDFNPLLVKAAQMNMVMHGDGSSNIVHANSLEHPSKWSDEVLRTLFPEDVKKFGSIEKFRKYLATLEKPEEIESAISRFDIVITNPPFGSKLPIDNPEILSQYEITTFEATSPRSSLPPEQLFIERTLQFLKPGGILGIVLPDSILSNPGLTWLRKWILQKARIIASIDLPTETFEPHTGTQTSVLILQKKYPHEVGRDEEYEIFMAIPEKVGHDRRGNDIYKTTPDGKILLDERGNPIKDDDLPIVAELFKKWAKARGLTP from the coding sequence GTGGGACGCAGGGAGAAACAGCTGACACTTCTTGGTACTACACTTAAAACGGAGGAGATGAGCATACCCCCCGGAAAGATAAAATGTGTAGTTACTGGAAAGCTCCGAAAAGACACTCCTGAGGAGAGAGTTAGGCAGGAGATAGCTAGAGAGCTTATTGAAGTTTATGGATATTCACCCCAAGACATGGATGTAGAGTTTCCAATCAAGATGGGACGAGCGAAGAAAAGAGCTGACCTAGTGGTGTTTTATGAAGGGAAGCCTCATAAACAGGAGAACATTTACATTATAGTCGAAGCAAAGAGAGAAGATATCAAACCCTCTGATAAGAAAGAAGGCATCGCCCAGCTTGAAAGTTATCTTTCTGCTTGTATGAATGCTAAATTTGGTATTTGGGTTGGAAGTGAAAGGATAGTTTATCAGGTAATCAAAAAGAAGGGCATTAGAAAGCTTGTCCAAATTCCAGACATTCCAAAGAAAGGAGAGACTACTATCCCGAAACCAACCCACGGAACCCTAAGGCCTGCAACTAATCTCAAGAGCGTATTTAGGAGGATTCACAATTACATACATGCAAATCAAGGCCTCCCTAAAGACCAAGCATTTGAAGAATTGCTGAAACTCATCTTTATCAAAGTGTACGATGAGCACTTCAATCCTTCACTTAAGTTTTACGTTCTTCCAAATGAGGACCCCAAAGACGTGAGGGATAGACTTGAAGAGATTTTTGAAAAGGTAAAACGGAAATACCAGTATATCTTCGATGAAAACGAATCACTTAAACTAAATGACCGAGTGCTCATCTATGTTGTATCCGAACTCCAGCGTTTCAGCCTCGTTAATACCGACATTGATGTCAAAGGGGAAGCATATGAAGAAATCGTTGGTTCAAATCTCAGAGGAGATAGAGGGGAATTCTTCACTCCCCGCACAGTATGCAGAATGACGGCAGAAATGATTCTGACACTCTTTAGAGAGGAGGACATAATGAATCCCGGAGGGGTGAGAATCCTCGACCCAGCCGTTGGCACTGGAGGATTCCTAATAGCAATAATACACCATCTCAAAAAGTTACTTGAATCGAAAGGCTACCGCTATGACTTGCTAAGGGACACACTTGCGGAAATCGCCAGAGCAAACCTATTCGGCATAGACTTCAATCCCCTCCTAGTTAAAGCCGCTCAGATGAACATGGTTATGCATGGGGATGGCTCATCGAATATAGTTCATGCTAATTCACTGGAGCACCCATCAAAGTGGAGCGATGAAGTTCTTAGAACACTATTTCCCGAGGATGTCAAAAAGTTCGGAAGCATAGAAAAGTTCAGAAAATACCTGGCAACACTTGAAAAGCCAGAAGAAATTGAAAGTGCTATCTCCCGTTTCGACATTGTGATAACAAACCCCCCATTTGGCTCCAAACTCCCAATAGACAACCCAGAAATTTTGTCTCAATACGAGATAACAACCTTCGAAGCTACCAGCCCCAGGAGTTCACTCCCACCAGAACAGTTGTTTATAGAGAGAACACTTCAGTTCCTCAAACCCGGCGGAATTTTAGGAATAGTCCTTCCAGATAGTATACTAAGCAACCCAGGTCTTACATGGCTCCGCAAGTGGATACTCCAAAAAGCAAGGATTATCGCAAGTATAGACCTGCCAACAGAAACGTTTGAACCTCACACCGGAACTCAGACCAGTGTTTTGATACTTCAAAAGAAGTATCCTCACGAGGTTGGAAGAGATGAAGAGTACGAGATATTCATGGCGATTCCTGAAAAAGTTGGTCACGACAGGAGGGGCAATGATATTTACAAAACAACACCAGATGGAAAGATACTCCTCGATGAAAGAGGGAACCCAATAAAGGATGATGACCTCCCAATAGTCGCAGAACTCTTTAAAAAGTGGGCCAAGGCAAGGGGGCTCACTCCATGA
- a CDS encoding restriction endonuclease subunit S codes for MSDVKWVSVPSAFIFSGELRLDAEFYSRERLKAHILIDELKKSGISIGLIEDFSEKIFHRPRFRRNYVSKNEGDPYLMPNEIFLFPLKARKFIKDYPEGLKIEPDWILITCSGSVGRIRISDRVLSTYVMSHDLIRVIPKDKSSLGYIYAYLNTWIGQAFLTKTNYGGPIKHIEPHHVANIPIPIVDEDIMKKVNSRILEAHKMREEAQLKLLEAEKLFYTELSLPEIDENSVEYFGGDLGRKVKAFTVKASELDLRLDASYHIPLVRKVLDELSKSNLTIVPMQSILARAYVPPRFKRIYVKPEMGVPFLLPIHSVLVKYFDIKYLWKPLAEKPEYQLTPGMLLITRSGTLGRVMLVTEHISSWAASDDFIYTIPREDINPGYLVIFLQSVYGQAQIIRETYGGVIKHLEEFHITKIKLPLPDKSTQDKIGNLVIEAYELKDKANLLEQEAISMLERHLEELSGVSL; via the coding sequence ATGAGCGACGTTAAGTGGGTTAGTGTCCCAAGTGCATTCATTTTTTCTGGCGAGCTTAGGCTAGATGCAGAATTTTACAGTAGAGAGCGTTTAAAGGCCCATATATTGATTGATGAACTTAAAAAATCTGGGATTTCAATTGGTTTAATTGAGGATTTTAGTGAAAAAATATTCCACAGACCAAGGTTTAGGCGTAATTATGTGTCAAAAAATGAAGGCGACCCCTACCTAATGCCAAATGAGATATTTCTGTTTCCCCTAAAAGCAAGAAAGTTCATTAAAGACTATCCCGAGGGCCTAAAGATTGAACCAGACTGGATACTAATAACGTGCTCTGGAAGTGTTGGGAGAATTAGGATAAGCGACAGAGTACTCTCAACCTATGTTATGTCTCACGATTTAATTAGAGTCATACCCAAGGACAAAAGCTCCCTAGGATACATCTATGCTTACCTCAACACGTGGATTGGACAAGCGTTTTTGACTAAAACAAACTATGGTGGCCCTATAAAACACATTGAACCACACCACGTTGCCAATATCCCAATCCCAATCGTAGATGAGGACATCATGAAGAAAGTGAACAGCAGGATTCTTGAAGCTCACAAAATGCGCGAGGAAGCACAGCTCAAGCTTCTTGAGGCCGAGAAATTGTTTTATACTGAACTCAGCCTTCCTGAAATTGACGAAAATTCAGTAGAATACTTTGGAGGAGACTTAGGAAGGAAAGTCAAAGCCTTCACAGTTAAGGCGAGTGAGCTTGATTTGAGGCTTGATGCATCGTATCATATCCCTCTAGTCCGAAAGGTTCTCGATGAGCTTTCAAAATCTAACTTAACTATAGTCCCGATGCAATCTATACTCGCTAGGGCATATGTCCCCCCAAGGTTCAAAAGAATCTATGTAAAACCCGAGATGGGAGTCCCATTTTTATTACCTATTCACTCCGTTTTAGTGAAATATTTCGACATCAAATATTTGTGGAAACCGTTAGCAGAAAAACCAGAATACCAGTTAACTCCGGGAATGTTGCTTATTACGAGAAGCGGCACACTAGGAAGAGTCATGTTAGTAACCGAACACATAAGCTCTTGGGCTGCTAGCGATGATTTCATCTACACAATACCCAGAGAAGACATAAACCCCGGATATCTTGTTATCTTTTTACAGAGCGTCTATGGACAAGCCCAAATAATAAGAGAAACGTATGGGGGAGTAATCAAGCACCTAGAGGAATTCCACATTACAAAAATCAAACTTCCCCTCCCAGACAAATCAACCCAAGACAAAATCGGAAACCTCGTCATTGAAGCCTACGAGCTCAAAGATAAGGCCAACCTATTGGAACAGGAAGCTATCTCAATGCTTGAAAGACACTTGGAAGAGCTCAGTGGCGTTTCACTTTGA
- a CDS encoding DUF2334 domain-containing protein — MKSLRNAITLIVVALVLLSSSSLSRPAYVPVFGRFAILVHDVSPGYLPQLRQITAVIDEYGLQNETYLFVIPDHGGEMPIWKYREFMEFLEELRRKGYHIELHGYTHIGDEFSCNVSTAERKLELGLKALSYLNVTPKYFIAPRYSLSRDALSVLLWHNVTVIGEDFIYFPNGTVEPIYNREYTWYMPSFLLPYELTSAESAYANINGTFFLSLHPEAVNNKAGMKFLKEFLRFVSRSGLG, encoded by the coding sequence ATGAAGTCATTAAGGAACGCCATAACGCTCATCGTTGTCGCTCTGGTTCTGCTATCCTCGAGCTCACTTTCCCGACCCGCATACGTTCCCGTATTCGGGCGCTTTGCAATACTCGTTCACGACGTCAGCCCCGGTTACCTTCCACAGCTACGGCAGATAACGGCCGTTATCGATGAGTACGGTCTCCAGAACGAGACTTACCTCTTCGTGATTCCGGACCACGGGGGCGAGATGCCCATCTGGAAGTATAGGGAGTTCATGGAGTTCCTTGAGGAGCTCAGGCGCAAAGGTTACCACATCGAGCTCCACGGCTACACCCACATCGGCGACGAATTCAGTTGCAACGTGAGTACGGCCGAGAGAAAGCTTGAGCTCGGGCTCAAGGCCCTGTCGTATCTCAACGTCACACCGAAATACTTCATCGCCCCGCGCTACTCGCTCTCCAGGGATGCCCTATCTGTTCTGCTCTGGCACAATGTAACGGTCATCGGCGAGGACTTCATCTACTTCCCGAACGGTACCGTTGAACCGATTTACAACAGGGAGTACACTTGGTACATGCCCTCGTTCCTTCTCCCCTACGAGCTAACCAGCGCCGAGAGCGCCTACGCTAACATAAACGGGACGTTCTTCCTATCACTCCATCCAGAGGCGGTGAATAACAAAGCTGGAATGAAGTTTCTGAAGGAGTTTCTGAGGTTTGTATCGAGAAGTGGCCTCGGCTAA
- a CDS encoding HepT-like ribonuclease domain-containing protein, with amino-acid sequence MRRYDLYIKDIIEHIEKAQRFIEGLDFQDFVRDEKTVYAVIRCIEIIGEASKAVPREVREKHPEIPWKAMAGMRDRLIHGYFGVNPEIVWITVVKDLPPLKEKLEKLLDELGDGV; translated from the coding sequence ATGAGACGATATGATTTGTACATTAAAGACATCATCGAACACATTGAAAAGGCCCAGCGTTTCATAGAAGGTCTCGATTTCCAGGACTTCGTTAGGGACGAAAAAACGGTGTATGCAGTCATCAGATGCATTGAAATCATAGGAGAGGCCTCAAAGGCAGTTCCCAGAGAAGTTCGCGAGAAGCATCCCGAGATTCCCTGGAAGGCCATGGCAGGTATGAGAGACAGGCTTATCCATGGTTACTTTGGTGTTAATCCTGAAATTGTGTGGATAACCGTCGTTAAGGACTTGCCTCCTTTGAAAGAGAAGCTCGAAAAACTCTTAGATGAGTTGGGTGATGGCGTATGA
- a CDS encoding MFS transporter, which produces MEKKFSWSVVLGLALLGFSRSVGWSLNKGLSFPLLSSYTESAFIKGTILAVEGFIGLFIPVLLGYYSDTLRSRHGRRRPFIMVGGILSGIAVLMIYTAYSMGVPLWGFAMTLGFFYLSMHIYTAQYRALMPDTVESGHRGTASGVITLLEWAGNLFLFGLAGYLIAKAVSMTGENEGIKALAQTPYLKIPFLITALFLIGAALFVYFVVREPEAPEIEENESLADYLKSIVENRDFLKFYAAQTLWWMSFEFIAIFLYGILAFILYGSATEENIKAVTSLGLYLMALFNVTVLLGALPGGILYDKLGRRLSIVLGGVIFALPQLWGWFISTKTEITIALGIAGIGWGILMASSYPVIGDLLTKFEREAFTGRYYGFFEATRSLPVLLAGILGGAIVQLAGENYRVLFPLGAVLVLLAMPMIWFMKNLEAEKG; this is translated from the coding sequence GTGGAGAAGAAGTTCAGCTGGAGTGTTGTGCTCGGTTTGGCCCTGCTCGGCTTCAGCAGGAGCGTGGGCTGGTCCCTCAACAAGGGGCTCTCTTTCCCGTTGCTTTCAAGTTACACCGAGTCGGCATTCATCAAGGGTACTATCCTGGCCGTTGAGGGCTTCATCGGCCTCTTCATCCCGGTTCTGCTCGGTTATTACAGCGATACCCTGCGCTCAAGGCACGGGCGGAGAAGGCCGTTTATCATGGTCGGTGGAATCCTCTCTGGAATCGCCGTGCTCATGATTTACACCGCCTACTCGATGGGCGTTCCGCTGTGGGGATTCGCCATGACCCTCGGCTTCTTCTACCTCTCGATGCACATCTACACTGCCCAGTACCGCGCCCTCATGCCTGACACAGTCGAGAGCGGCCACAGGGGAACCGCGAGCGGCGTCATAACGCTTCTGGAGTGGGCAGGCAACCTATTCCTCTTCGGCCTGGCCGGCTACCTCATCGCCAAGGCCGTCTCAATGACTGGAGAAAACGAGGGAATAAAGGCCCTCGCCCAGACGCCCTACCTCAAGATACCATTCCTCATCACCGCCCTTTTCCTAATCGGCGCGGCGCTCTTCGTGTACTTCGTTGTTAGGGAGCCCGAGGCGCCTGAAATCGAGGAGAACGAGAGCCTCGCGGACTACCTGAAGAGCATCGTTGAAAACCGGGACTTCCTCAAGTTCTACGCCGCTCAAACCCTCTGGTGGATGAGCTTCGAGTTCATAGCGATTTTCCTCTATGGAATACTCGCGTTCATCCTCTATGGCTCGGCGACGGAGGAAAACATCAAGGCCGTAACCTCCCTCGGCCTCTACCTCATGGCCCTCTTCAACGTCACCGTCCTCCTCGGTGCCCTCCCGGGAGGAATACTCTACGACAAGCTCGGCAGGAGGCTCAGCATAGTCCTCGGTGGCGTTATCTTCGCACTCCCCCAGCTCTGGGGCTGGTTCATAAGCACGAAGACCGAGATAACGATAGCCCTCGGAATAGCGGGAATCGGCTGGGGAATCCTCATGGCCTCATCGTATCCGGTAATCGGTGACCTTCTGACCAAGTTCGAGAGGGAAGCCTTCACCGGTCGGTACTACGGCTTCTTCGAGGCCACGCGCTCGCTGCCGGTTCTCCTTGCGGGTATCCTTGGAGGGGCCATTGTCCAGCTCGCCGGCGAGAACTACAGGGTGCTCTTCCCGCTTGGTGCCGTCTTGGTGCTCCTCGCGATGCCCATGATTTGGTTCATGAAGAACCTGGAGGCCGAGAAGGGTTAA
- the upp gene encoding uracil phosphoribosyltransferase, with translation MKAERWEGVYSFEDSPFLMEILTELRDERTGPIAFRKGLVKLGRYMAYELTKTMETEKVPVKTPLEETEGVIVRDRRNVVIITVLRAAIPLMEGLIKVLDHARVGIVSASRGKAPKFEIEMNYVKIPEIRPEDTVIVADPMIATGSTLIKVLDEVKRYGKPKRLVVVGVLAAPEGIERIKSRHPEVEVFVAKVDRELNDKGYILPGLGDAGDRAFGAPVKLQ, from the coding sequence ATGAAGGCCGAAAGGTGGGAGGGCGTTTACTCCTTTGAGGACAGTCCATTTTTGATGGAGATTCTGACGGAACTGAGGGACGAGAGAACAGGGCCAATAGCCTTCAGGAAGGGCCTCGTCAAGCTCGGCCGCTACATGGCCTACGAGCTGACGAAGACGATGGAAACCGAGAAGGTTCCGGTCAAGACCCCGCTGGAGGAAACCGAGGGCGTAATCGTCAGGGACAGGCGCAACGTGGTCATAATAACCGTTCTCCGCGCGGCGATTCCTCTGATGGAGGGCCTCATCAAGGTGCTCGACCACGCGCGCGTTGGCATCGTCTCGGCATCGCGCGGAAAGGCCCCAAAGTTCGAGATTGAGATGAACTACGTCAAGATTCCCGAGATAAGGCCCGAGGATACTGTCATAGTTGCCGACCCGATGATAGCGACCGGCTCGACGCTGATTAAGGTCCTCGACGAGGTCAAGCGCTACGGGAAGCCGAAGCGCCTGGTTGTCGTTGGAGTGCTGGCGGCTCCTGAAGGAATAGAGAGGATAAAAAGTAGGCACCCCGAGGTTGAGGTGTTCGTTGCCAAGGTCGACAGGGAACTGAACGACAAGGGCTACATTCTTCCCGGCCTCGGCGACGCTGGCGACAGGGCCTTTGGAGCCCCGGTCAAGCTTCAGTAA
- a CDS encoding MATE family efflux transporter gives MKRVEAMREQILRGPVVKTLILLAYPLIINQLVQVLYNLTDTFWLGKLGREELAAPGTAWPLVWFFMAMGMGFATAGFAFVSQYVGAGNYEKANRSAGALYSLMMLFAIGVGIFGVVSAPYLLRFMGVSDTIYPYALSYTRVIFAGIPFSFTLFAFNFLLRAIGDTRTPVKINIATVLLNLVLDPFFIFGWGPFPRLGVVGAAVATMLSNSLGSIVGGYLLFTGKVGVHLTLKNLKPDPYFYSRIFRVGLPSSVGTSTTALGFVILTRIIFTIGELYGQAHGIENFQDVAFATYSITNRLTNFMFAFSDGVSMAMGTMVGQAIGAKLYERAKEIAEKAMAINFTILGVGTLLFALFRVQIFSFFINDPAIIAESAKVVKYFSASLPFFGIFSAVNNVFQSSGHTKKSMLLSMFRLWGLRLPLSYGLGVLTRDTTGLWLGMGLSNVLGALVALAWFLHGSWMRAIIEE, from the coding sequence ATGAAGCGAGTCGAGGCAATGCGCGAGCAGATACTCAGGGGCCCCGTTGTAAAAACGCTTATCCTGTTAGCCTACCCTCTAATCATAAACCAGCTCGTGCAGGTCCTTTACAACCTGACCGATACCTTCTGGCTCGGAAAGCTCGGCAGGGAGGAGCTGGCCGCGCCGGGAACGGCCTGGCCCCTCGTCTGGTTCTTCATGGCGATGGGAATGGGGTTCGCTACAGCAGGTTTCGCCTTCGTGAGTCAGTACGTCGGCGCTGGAAACTACGAGAAGGCCAACCGTTCCGCCGGGGCGCTCTACTCCCTTATGATGCTCTTCGCCATCGGCGTTGGGATATTCGGCGTGGTCTCTGCCCCATACCTCCTGAGGTTCATGGGGGTAAGTGACACAATTTACCCCTACGCCCTCTCTTACACGCGCGTCATCTTCGCGGGAATCCCCTTCTCTTTTACCCTCTTCGCCTTCAACTTCCTCCTGAGGGCGATAGGCGACACCAGAACGCCGGTTAAGATAAACATAGCGACGGTACTGCTCAACCTCGTCCTCGACCCCTTCTTCATCTTCGGCTGGGGGCCGTTTCCCAGGCTTGGCGTCGTCGGAGCGGCCGTCGCGACCATGCTCTCCAACAGCCTCGGCTCCATCGTCGGCGGCTATCTGCTCTTCACCGGAAAGGTGGGCGTTCACCTAACCCTTAAGAACCTCAAGCCAGACCCCTACTTCTACTCCCGCATCTTCCGCGTCGGCCTTCCCTCGAGCGTTGGAACTTCAACGACTGCTCTGGGCTTTGTAATCCTTACGAGAATCATCTTCACAATCGGAGAGCTCTACGGGCAGGCTCACGGAATAGAGAACTTTCAGGATGTGGCCTTCGCGACATATTCAATAACCAACAGGCTGACCAACTTCATGTTTGCGTTCTCCGACGGGGTAAGCATGGCCATGGGAACAATGGTGGGACAGGCCATCGGGGCGAAGCTCTACGAGAGGGCCAAAGAGATAGCGGAGAAGGCGATGGCAATCAACTTCACAATCCTCGGTGTTGGAACGCTCCTCTTTGCCCTCTTCCGCGTCCAGATTTTCAGCTTCTTCATCAACGACCCGGCTATAATAGCGGAGAGCGCCAAGGTCGTGAAGTACTTCTCCGCCTCGCTCCCGTTCTTTGGAATATTCTCCGCCGTTAACAACGTCTTCCAGAGCTCGGGTCACACGAAGAAGAGCATGCTCCTCAGCATGTTCCGCCTCTGGGGGCTGAGGCTTCCCCTCAGCTACGGCCTCGGTGTCCTGACAAGAGACACCACCGGGCTGTGGCTCGGAATGGGGCTGAGCAACGTCCTCGGCGCGCTGGTAGCGCTCGCGTGGTTCCTCCACGGCAGCTGGATGAGGGCTATAATCGAGGAGTAG
- a CDS encoding nucleotidyltransferase family protein: MITLEDARRVIREHFDELRKLYGVKDIEIFGSYARNEQRTDSDLDLLVEFEQPVGLLTISMLQVHLSELLGVEVDVVPKNSLRKELWDEVSREAVKV, from the coding sequence ATGATTACCCTTGAAGACGCTAGGCGTGTAATCAGGGAGCACTTTGATGAGCTTCGAAAACTTTACGGCGTTAAAGACATCGAAATATTCGGGTCGTACGCTCGAAATGAACAGAGAACTGACAGTGACCTTGACCTTCTTGTGGAGTTTGAACAGCCCGTTGGTCTGCTGACGATATCGATGCTCCAGGTTCATCTCTCAGAGCTTCTTGGAGTTGAGGTCGATGTAGTTCCAAAAAACTCCCTTAGAAAAGAACTCTGGGACGAAGTTTCACGGGAGGCCGTGAAGGTATGA